From a single Salvelinus sp. IW2-2015 linkage group LG22, ASM291031v2, whole genome shotgun sequence genomic region:
- the dhx40 gene encoding LOW QUALITY PROTEIN: probable ATP-dependent RNA helicase DHX40 (The sequence of the model RefSeq protein was modified relative to this genomic sequence to represent the inferred CDS: substituted 1 base at 1 genomic stop codon), whose product MSKRTKWDTKGDLDESKNLPIYQHKATLQQAVKDNSFLVVTGETGSGKTTQLPQYLHQAGFWGNGKIGITQPRRVAAITVAQRVSQEMHCSLGREVGYQVRFDDCTTQDTVVKYMTDGCLLREILADPVLSQYSVVILDEAHERSLNTDILLGLLKQTLSSPDKASKGRSVPLKVVVMSATLETDKLSVFLGGCPVFTIPGRTFPVTSKFSCAIGPKDTESSVYVKEVVKVALDVHTSEMAGDILVFLTGQSEIEKACDMLYEKAESIDYRYDVQDRKVEGLLILPLXGSMPTDQQKQIFQPPPPGIRKCVVATNIAATSLTINGIKYIVDSGFVKQLNHNSRVGMDILEVVPISKSEALQRAGRAGRTSAGKCFRIYSQEFWEKCMPEYTVPEIQRTSLTAVILTLKCLGVHDVISFPYLDRPEERFILEALKRLYQCDAIDRRGKVTRLGELMVEFPLPPGLTRALLQAASLGCEDLLLPVAAMLSVENIFIRPGHPEKQKEADKKHRQLGVQAGSCNDFTMLLSVFEKCKASDAPSAWCKDNYIHWRALKSAFSVETQLREILLRLQKKRDFPMEKFDGNKSELFRRCLCTGYFTNVARRSVGKVFCTMDGHGSMVHIHPSSTLFDQEAQLDWVIFHDLLVTSRIYIRTVCPIRYDWVKDLLPKLHEVDVYELSSVAREEVTDEEVAKWVTKEAAKRQTEGSAEDVFKKLEKRNDESSVSDARARYLQRKQERQQGKAS is encoded by the exons ATGTCGAAAAGGACGAAGTGGGATACCAAGGGAGATTTAGACGAATCAAAGAACCTGCCGATCTATCAACACAAGGCCACACTTCAGCAGGCTGTCAAAGACAATTCATTCTTGGTTGTCACTGGCGAGACTGGCAGTGGGAAAACGACTCAACTTCCCCAGTACTTGCATCAAGCAG GATTTTGGGGTAATGGCAAGATTGGCATCACCCAGCCTCGGAGAGTAGCAGCCATCACTGTAGCCCAGAGGGTATCacaggagatgcactgcagtctgGGTAGAGAGGTCGGATACCAAGTGCGCTTCGATGACTGCACGACACAG gACACGGTGGTGAAGTACATGACGGATGGCTGTCTGCTGAGAGAGATCCTGGCAGACCCTGTTCTGTCTCAGTACAGTGTGGTCATTTTGGATGAAGCCCATGAGAGGAGCCTTAACACT GACATTTTGCTGGGTCTGTTGAAGCAGACCCTCTCCAGTCCAGATAAGGCCTCTAAGGGTCGCTCTGTCCCCCTGAAGGTTGTGGTAATGTCAGCCACACTGGAGACAGACAAGCTCTCTGTGTTCCTGGGAGGTTGTCCTGTCTTCACCATCCCTGGAAGAACCTTTCCTGTCACCTCCAAGTTTAGCTGTGCCATAGGACCAAAAGATACAGAGAGCTCTGTTTATGTTAAAGAG GTTGTCAAGGTGGCATTGGATGTGCACACCAGTGAGATGGCTGGGGATATCCTTGTGTTTTTAACAG GACAGTCTGAGATTGAGAAGGCSTGTGACATGCTGTATGAGAAGGCTGAATCCATAGACTACCGTTACGATGTGCAGGACCGTAAAGTGGAGGGGCTGCTGATCCTGCCCCTGTARGGATCTATGCCCACTG ATCAGCAGAAGCAGATCTTCCAGCCTCCCCCTCCGGGTATAAGGAAATGTGTGGTGGCCACCAACATTGCAGCAACGTCCCTCACCATCAATGGAATAAA GTATATTGTTGACAGTGGGTTTGTGAAGCAACTCAACCACAACTCACGGGTTGGCATGGACATCCTCGAAGTGGTTCCGATTTCYAA gAGCGAGGCCCTGCAGAGAGCAGGCCGGGCAGGGAGAACCTCCGCCGGGAAGTGCTTCCGGATCTACAGTCAGGAGTTCTGGGAGAAGTGCATGCCGGAGTACACAGTTCCAGAGATCCAGAGGACCAGTCTCACCGCTGTCATCCTCACACTCAAGTGCCTGGGAGTTCATGATGTCATAAG tttCCCTTACCTGGACCGTCCAGAGGAAAGGTTCATCCTAGAAGCATTGAAACGGCTTTACCAATGTGACGCCATCGACAG GAGAGGTAAAGTGACCCGGCTTGGTGAGCTGATGGTAGAGTTCCCCCTGCCCCCAGGGCTGACCCGGGCCTTGCTCCAGGCTGCCTCCCTGGGCTGTGAGGACCTCCTGCTGCCTGTAGCTGCCATGCTGTCTGTGGAGAACATTTTCATCAGGCCAG GCCATCCAGAGAAGCAGAAGGAGGCAGATAAGAAGCACAGGCAGTTGGGAGTGCAGGCGGGCAGCTGTAATGACTTCACCATGCTGCTCAGTGTGTTTGAGAAGTGCAAGGCCAG TGATGCCCCTTCAGCATGGTGTAAAGACAACTATATACACTGGAGGGCGCTAAAGTCAGCCTTCAGCGTGGAGACCCAGCTCAGAGAGATCCTCCTAAGACTACAAAAG AAGAGAGATTTCCCTATGGAGAAGTTTGATGGCAATAAGAGTGAGCTGTTCAGGAGATGTCTATGCACTGGTTACTTCACCAATGTGGCAAGAAG GTCAGTTGGGAAGGTGTTTTGCACGATGGATGGGCATGGATCCATGGTTCACATTCATCCATCATCAACG CTCTTTGACCAGGAGGCCCAGCTYGACTGGGTGATCTTCCATGATTTGCTGGTCACCTCGCGGATCTACATCCGGACGGTGTGCCCCATCCGCTATGACTGGGTGAAGGACCTGCTTCCTAAGCTCCATGAGGTGGATGTGTACGAGCTGAGCAGCGTGGCCAGAGAGGAGGTGACGGACGAGGAGGTGGCCAAGTGGGTGACCAAGGAAGCAGCTAAAAGACAAACTG AGGGGTCTGCTGAAGACGTGTTCAAGAAACTGGAGAAACGGAATGATGAAAGCTCTGTGAGTGATGCCCGTGCTCGCTACCTACAGAGAAAACAGGAGCGGCAACAAGGCAAAGCAtcgtga
- the rrp8 gene encoding ribosomal RNA-processing protein 8 gives MLFAEEDEWNDDPEAKVLTKTVISSFKLSERTNITPKSVGKKKSLLRTLQTLGSVPNWNKXNSAPHEAGSDSETEAILTPHTKRKKKRSKRGRKKVAASGEEDEVIGDLGAKEKAAVPVVKKPIKAKKPVKAGFKKVKNTESIQGGSKQDSKSIKDEEKAAADAEIERLNRKQWKNKMKNKKKCKNKFKIQNGENTTXPETSVQKDTEXGPKAASDVNRETAVVQTPQRQTKKNKEQKEGERKTQKGKKVPEGKVMTFIETASTPGTVTVQNNKNFSGKKTKGGSQVKAVPLGNSKPPGEEEKLQMVREEQYPELHGSKRWKQEESKEQDRRREKLRRMLHGQSPEKKKLPAXQEETLTIDVKEASVDRSAALRSRMEQRLESARFRYINEVLYTTSSGEAKRMFRQDPQAFGIYHRGFTAQVQRWPANPVDAIISYIRHKPASLVVADFGCGDCKIALSVKNKVHSFDLALISDRVTVCDMANVPLKDGTVDIAVFCLSLMGTNLGDFLVEANRVLVMGGILKIAEVASRFENVRNFMGALSSLGFKLVTKDTENSHFYSFEFEKIAEAPERIKAGGLELRPCVYKKR, from the exons ATGTTGTTTGCAGAGGAGGATGAATGGAACGATGACCCAGAAGCCAAAGTTCTGACCAAGACGGTCATCAGCAGTTTCAAACTGTCTGAAAGGACCAATATCACG CCAAAAAGTGTTGGGAAGAAAAAGAGTTTGTTACGGACCCTCCAAACACTGGGGTCAGTACCAAACTGGAACAAGKGCAATAGTGCCCCTCATGAAGCAGGCAGTGACAGTGAAACAGAGGCcatactgacaccacacaccaAGAGGAAGAAGAAAAGAAGCAAAAGAGGACGCAAGAAAGTAGCRGCTTCAGGAGAAGAGGACGAGGTCATTGGAGATCTGGGTGCCAAGGAGAAGGCTGCAGTGCCTGTTGTTAAGAAGCCAATAAAAGCAAAGAAACCAGTAAAAGCAG GGTTCAAAAAGGTAAAGAATACAGAGTCCATTCAGGGCGGTAGTAAACAAGATTCAAAATCTATCAAGGATGAAGAAAAAGCTGCAGCAGATGCTGAGATTGAAAGATTAAACCGAAAGCAATGGAAAAACAAGATGAAGAACAAGAAGAAATGTAAAAACAAGTTCAAAATTCAAAATGGAGAGAATACCACCKCCCCAGAGACCTCTGTGCAAAAGGACACAGAAYATGGACCAAAAGCAGCATCTGATGTGAACAGGGAAACAGCAGTTGTCCAGACACCGCAACGCCagacaaagaaaaacaaagagcAGAAAGAGGGTGAGCGTAAAACACAGAAAGGGAAAAAGGTCCCAGAGGGAAAAGTGATGACCTTCATTGAGACTGCTTCCACTCCAGGCACAGTAACAGTCCAAAACAATAAGAACTTTTCAGGGAAAAAGACAAAGGGGGGCAGTCAAGTAAAAGCAGTGCCACTAGGTAACTCTAAACCCCCAGGTGAAGAGGAGAAACTTCAGATGGTTAGGGAGGAGCAGTACCCAGAGCTGCATGGCAGTAAGAGATGGAAACAGGAGGAGAGCAAAGAGCAGGACCGCAGGAGAGAGAAGCTCAGGAGAATGCTCCATGGCCAGAGCCCAGAAAAGAAAAAGCTACCTGCAGWGCAGGAGGAGACACTCACCATAGAYGTGAAAGAGGCTTCTGTAGACCGCTCGGCTGCTCTGAGGTCCCGCATGGAGCAGCGTTTGGAGTCAGCGCGGTTCCGTTATATTAACGAGGTTCTGTACACCACGTCTAGTGGGGAGGCTAAACGCATGTTCAGACAGGATCCCCAGGCCTTCGGCATCTACCACAGGGGCTTCACGGCACAGGTCCAGCGCTGGCCAGCTAATCCTGTTGACGCCATAATCTCCTACATACGCCACAA GCCTGCCTCTCTGGTGGTGGCAGATTTCGGCTGCGGCGACTGCAAAATTGCTCTGAGCGTGAAGAACAAAGTGCACAGTTTTGACTTGGCACTTATCAGTGACCGTGTAACTGTCTGTGACATGGCTAAT GTACCTCTCAAGGATGGCACTGTGGACATAGctgtattctgtctctctcttatggGGACCAACCTTGGGGATTTCCTAGTTGAGGCTAACCGTGTGCTGGTGATGGG GGGTATCCTGAAAATAGCAGAGGTAGCAAGTAGATTTGAGAATGTGCGGAACTTCATGGGTGCTTTGTCCAGCCTGGGATTCAAGTTGGTTACAAAG GACACAGAGAATAGCCACTTTTACTCCTTTGAGTTTGAGAAGATCGCAGAAGCTCCAGAGAGGATAAAGGCAGGAGGATTGGAGCTGAGGCCTTGTGTTTACAAGAAACGATGA